From the Desulfohalovibrio reitneri genome, one window contains:
- a CDS encoding PAS domain-containing sensor histidine kinase, with protein MTTTPETAFLPPERLGEAEIQRQARVVGETELRLILDSLPNIIFILNAYRQIVFANKAFEKALGPEGVRKLLGSRPGEVLGCPRSKETPGGCGTAEACRHCGAAQAIMEGLSGRECTRECRLTRSEGDDMEAMDLLVTTKPLEVADEIYTLFHVQDISGEKRRRALERVFFHDILNSASGIRGLIQMLREDAPPNLGEDARLLSDYFEQMVEEILAQKDLLAAEQRELQINPHDVDPGTLLSGVARIYNRSDLAAGKELLVENGCPDPIRTDSVLLKRVVENMIKNALEAEYEGATVTASCDVTDEGRVRFEVRNPTAIPEDDQLLIFQRSFSTKGGGRGLGTYGMKLLGEKYLGGRVFFTSTEEDGTRFAIDLPRRMEESHV; from the coding sequence ATGACCACCACCCCTGAAACCGCCTTCCTGCCGCCCGAACGCTTGGGCGAGGCTGAAATCCAACGGCAAGCCCGCGTCGTGGGGGAGACCGAGTTGCGGTTGATCCTCGATTCCCTGCCCAACATCATCTTCATCCTCAACGCATACCGCCAGATAGTCTTTGCCAACAAGGCGTTCGAGAAGGCTCTTGGTCCGGAGGGTGTGCGGAAGCTGCTCGGCTCGCGGCCGGGCGAGGTGCTGGGCTGCCCCCGCAGCAAGGAGACCCCCGGGGGCTGCGGCACGGCCGAGGCCTGTCGCCACTGCGGTGCGGCCCAGGCTATCATGGAGGGGTTGTCCGGCCGGGAATGCACCCGCGAATGCCGCCTGACCCGGAGCGAGGGGGACGACATGGAGGCCATGGACCTGCTTGTCACCACCAAGCCCCTGGAGGTGGCCGACGAGATCTACACCCTGTTCCATGTGCAGGACATCTCCGGAGAGAAGCGCCGCCGCGCCCTGGAGCGGGTATTCTTCCACGACATCCTCAATTCCGCTTCGGGAATCCGGGGGCTCATCCAGATGCTGCGCGAGGACGCACCGCCCAACCTTGGCGAGGACGCCCGCCTGCTGTCCGACTACTTCGAGCAAATGGTGGAGGAGATCCTGGCCCAAAAGGACCTGCTGGCCGCGGAGCAAAGGGAATTGCAGATCAACCCGCATGACGTGGACCCCGGCACCCTGCTTTCCGGCGTGGCCAGGATTTACAACCGCTCCGACCTGGCGGCGGGCAAGGAGCTTCTGGTGGAAAACGGCTGCCCCGACCCCATCCGCACCGATTCGGTACTGCTCAAGCGGGTGGTGGAGAACATGATCAAGAACGCCCTGGAGGCGGAGTATGAGGGCGCGACCGTGACCGCCTCGTGCGACGTGACGGACGAGGGCCGGGTGCGCTTTGAAGTGCGCAATCCAACGGCCATTCCCGAGGACGACCAGTTGCTCATCTTCCAGCGCTCCTTCTCCACCAAGGGTGGCGGACGGGGCCTGGGAACCTACGGCATGAAACTGCTGGGCGAAAAATACCTGGGCGGCAGGGTCTTCTTCACCTCCACGGAGGAGGACGGCACCCGCTTTGCCATCGACCTGCCCAGGCGAATGGAGGAGAGCCATGTCTGA
- a CDS encoding zinc ribbon domain-containing protein, which yields MIICTRCGGPNEDRALVCVVCGRKLQSARKAGDEGRSPLEFRDSPEPLSLGGFLRGEGGLRRHLEAWAGLAVLLGAAGYGLATGEYLPLWLAVPVVGLAAWLRKL from the coding sequence GTGATCATCTGCACGCGCTGCGGCGGACCCAACGAGGACCGGGCCCTGGTCTGCGTGGTCTGCGGCCGCAAGCTGCAAAGCGCCAGAAAAGCCGGCGACGAGGGTCGCTCCCCGCTTGAATTCCGGGATTCCCCGGAGCCCCTTTCCCTGGGCGGCTTTCTGCGCGGCGAGGGAGGCCTGCGCAGACACCTGGAGGCCTGGGCGGGATTGGCCGTGCTGCTGGGCGCGGCCGGATACGGGCTTGCCACCGGGGAATATCTGCCACTGTGGCTGGCCGTTCCGGTGGTGGGGCTGGCCGCTTGGCTGCGCAAGCTGTGA
- a CDS encoding chemotaxis protein CheX, with product MDINIAKPFIKATTDVLSTMAMVTPEAGKPYVKKDNIAKGDVTGIIGITGEKNGTISVTFTRDCAIAIVKNMLGGEIEDVIQDVKDAVGEVTNMISGQARRGLSEMGYVFQAATPTVIMGNNHTISHVVNSPIMAVPFTTEHGEFTVEVSFE from the coding sequence GTGGACATCAATATAGCCAAGCCTTTCATCAAGGCCACGACAGACGTACTCTCCACCATGGCCATGGTCACGCCGGAGGCGGGCAAACCCTACGTCAAAAAGGATAACATCGCCAAGGGCGACGTCACCGGCATCATCGGCATCACCGGCGAGAAGAACGGAACCATTTCCGTGACCTTCACCCGGGACTGCGCCATCGCCATCGTCAAAAACATGCTCGGCGGAGAGATCGAGGACGTCATCCAGGACGTCAAGGACGCGGTGGGAGAAGTGACCAACATGATCTCCGGCCAGGCCAGGCGCGGGCTCTCCGAGATGGGGTACGTTTTCCAGGCGGCCACGCCCACGGTCATCATGGGCAACAACCACACCATCTCGCACGTGGTCAACAGCCCCATTATGGCCGTGCCCTTCACCACCGAGCACGGCGAATTCACCGTGGAAGTCAGCTTCGAGTAG
- a CDS encoding sensor domain-containing diguanylate cyclase codes for MTEREDGLLGDITVLHVEDDSIIRFHLEAILGKRVKELISVEDGETGLEEFRRLQPDVVISDIRLPGMSGLEMIEAIREEDPEAPVIVTSAYSDVEYMLKAIELGVDKYLVKPFEPSQVQRAVIRSARSVLAHRRIAEAHRYANFLLDINPNFIATFDGDEVEYINSTFLDFMGFSSLQTFILSGRTIADFVQEVDGHQDATRRERWHREVMKKPDGESIIRLNGGDGETERACLASHNRFDDTGKVVLVLTDITKLDNERKCLAVQAKTDYLTGLSNRLSILERLDEEMARANRYGQPLSLVMFDIDDFKRVNDVHGHVAGDEVLKALASGYREHLRENDMLARWGGEEFLLLLPGCDDAQAGRVADKLLRLLREEPVGPDGGITISFGVTGYLPGEKRETVLERVDQALHQAKSGGKDRLVAL; via the coding sequence ATGACTGAGCGAGAAGACGGCCTGCTGGGGGACATCACCGTCCTGCACGTGGAGGACGACTCCATCATCCGCTTTCATCTGGAGGCCATCCTGGGGAAGCGGGTCAAGGAGCTGATTTCCGTTGAGGACGGCGAGACCGGCCTTGAGGAGTTCAGGAGGCTCCAGCCGGACGTTGTCATCAGCGACATCCGGCTGCCGGGCATGTCCGGGCTGGAGATGATTGAGGCCATCCGCGAGGAGGATCCGGAAGCGCCGGTCATCGTCACCTCGGCCTACTCCGACGTGGAGTACATGCTCAAGGCCATCGAGCTGGGCGTGGACAAGTACCTCGTCAAGCCCTTCGAGCCCTCCCAGGTGCAGCGGGCGGTCATCAGGTCCGCCCGCAGCGTCCTCGCCCACCGCCGCATCGCCGAAGCGCACCGCTACGCCAACTTCCTGCTGGACATCAATCCCAACTTCATCGCCACCTTCGACGGCGACGAGGTGGAGTATATTAACTCCACTTTTCTGGATTTTATGGGGTTTTCTTCCCTGCAGACGTTCATCCTCTCCGGACGGACCATCGCCGATTTCGTGCAGGAGGTGGATGGCCACCAGGATGCCACCCGAAGGGAGCGCTGGCACCGCGAGGTCATGAAAAAACCGGACGGCGAGTCGATCATCCGCCTCAATGGAGGCGACGGTGAGACGGAGCGCGCCTGCTTGGCCAGCCACAACCGTTTCGACGACACCGGCAAGGTGGTCCTCGTCCTCACCGATATCACGAAGTTGGACAACGAGAGGAAGTGCTTGGCCGTGCAGGCCAAGACCGACTACCTCACGGGTCTGAGCAACCGCCTCAGCATACTGGAGCGCCTGGACGAGGAAATGGCCCGCGCCAACCGCTACGGCCAGCCCCTCTCCCTGGTCATGTTCGACATCGACGACTTCAAGCGCGTCAACGACGTCCACGGCCACGTGGCCGGAGACGAGGTGCTCAAGGCGCTGGCCTCTGGGTATCGCGAGCACCTGAGGGAAAACGACATGCTGGCCCGCTGGGGCGGCGAGGAATTCCTGCTGCTTCTGCCCGGCTGCGACGACGCCCAGGCAGGTCGCGTGGCGGACAAGCTGCTCCGCCTGCTGCGCGAAGAACCAGTGGGGCCGGACGGCGGCATCACCATCAGTTTCGGCGTTACCGGCTATCTGCCGGGGGAAAAGCGGGAGACGGTCCTGGAGCGGGTGGACCAGGCGCTGCACCAGGCCAAGAGCGGCGGCAAGGACAGGCTGGTAGCCCTCTAG
- a CDS encoding diguanylate cyclase — protein MNEETHGQERPEGGRAPADSPAERVLVVDFDPGRREHICRILSRHGHKVVPRDNADSAERAMAAEPCSLAFVAVRHLGRSGFDLARALRDFSPSLGLVFVSSSESLDDAVQALRFGACDFLHPPHSEEDVVLAVHRFRDRARLEDLAFQARLRYDHLVQNIPLILFSLDEDLRLIFINRAVQHVLGYSDAEVLDQPGFLLERTAEDDRERLAKRLASAVERSSPFTTQARLVHKNGHEVHCLIRSMPRYSLTSQAGAPGVDGVIMDISDRVVLERALIQDERLKVLGGISAEVAHEFRNPLMIIGGFARRLLRDHPGSREAEIVLAETGRLERLLCRIRDYLRPLRIMRRPTSVNRVARECLDLLASDMDERGVTAEPVFDPDLPEVNLDPDLLGQLLVTLLIYCARRMPEGGLCHLRTLPEGEGLRLEVEADVSRHLVLPDKGETYSPFEEGGEQLEIPLCYRLARGLGGYLSRNPTPSGVRFSLTLPGDGAAPETLYLDGGDEDAWCRWRSGLGPDFEANLRREWKRAQRSLRSICVLAVDVDHYGAFVSRQGRGRAEDLSGKISEVIEESLKRPGDFHDGNDGVFTVVLPETDNLGGLLVAESVRDGVVGLAVANPDSEAAPLVTVSIGVASMPPGPDDEPDVLMEEAVSALHEAKRQGGNRAASSEVRREGEG, from the coding sequence ATGAACGAGGAAACCCACGGCCAAGAGCGACCCGAGGGCGGGCGAGCACCGGCTGACAGCCCCGCCGAACGCGTTCTGGTGGTGGACTTCGATCCGGGGCGGCGTGAACACATCTGCCGCATCCTGTCCCGCCACGGCCACAAGGTGGTCCCCCGCGACAACGCCGACTCCGCGGAGCGGGCCATGGCCGCCGAGCCCTGCTCCCTGGCCTTCGTGGCCGTGCGCCACCTGGGCCGCAGCGGGTTCGACTTGGCCCGCGCCCTGCGCGACTTCTCCCCCTCCCTGGGGCTGGTATTCGTCAGCTCTTCGGAATCCCTGGACGACGCGGTCCAGGCTCTGCGTTTCGGGGCCTGCGACTTCCTGCATCCCCCGCACAGCGAGGAGGACGTGGTCCTGGCGGTGCACCGCTTCCGCGACCGCGCCCGGCTGGAGGACCTGGCCTTCCAGGCACGGCTGCGCTACGACCATCTGGTCCAGAACATCCCTCTCATCCTCTTCTCCCTGGACGAGGACCTGCGGCTGATCTTCATCAACCGCGCCGTCCAGCACGTGCTGGGCTACAGCGACGCCGAGGTCCTGGACCAACCCGGTTTCCTGCTGGAGCGCACCGCCGAGGACGACCGCGAGCGCCTCGCCAAGCGGCTGGCCTCGGCCGTGGAGCGTTCATCCCCCTTCACCACCCAGGCCAGGCTGGTGCACAAGAACGGGCACGAGGTGCACTGCCTCATCCGCTCCATGCCGCGCTACAGCCTGACCAGCCAGGCGGGAGCGCCAGGCGTGGACGGGGTCATCATGGACATTTCCGACCGCGTGGTGCTGGAGCGCGCCCTCATCCAGGACGAACGGCTGAAGGTGCTGGGCGGCATATCCGCCGAGGTGGCCCACGAGTTCCGCAACCCCCTGATGATCATCGGCGGATTCGCCCGCAGGCTGCTGCGCGACCACCCGGGCTCGCGCGAGGCGGAGATCGTGCTGGCCGAAACCGGACGCCTTGAGCGGCTACTCTGCCGCATTCGCGACTACTTGCGCCCCCTGCGCATCATGCGCCGCCCCACCTCGGTCAACCGCGTGGCCAGGGAGTGCCTGGACCTGCTGGCCTCGGACATGGACGAGCGCGGCGTGACCGCCGAACCCGTTTTCGACCCGGACCTGCCAGAAGTGAACCTGGACCCTGACCTGCTGGGCCAACTCCTGGTCACACTGCTTATCTACTGCGCCCGCCGCATGCCCGAAGGGGGGCTCTGCCACCTTCGGACCCTGCCGGAGGGGGAGGGCCTGCGGCTGGAGGTGGAGGCGGATGTCTCCCGCCACCTGGTCCTGCCGGACAAGGGCGAGACCTACTCCCCCTTCGAGGAGGGCGGCGAGCAGTTGGAGATTCCCCTGTGCTACCGGCTGGCCAGGGGGTTGGGCGGCTACCTCTCCCGCAACCCCACGCCCAGCGGAGTTCGCTTCTCCCTGACCCTGCCGGGCGACGGGGCGGCGCCCGAGACCCTCTACCTCGACGGCGGGGACGAGGACGCCTGGTGCCGCTGGCGCTCCGGACTGGGCCCGGACTTCGAGGCCAACCTCAGGCGCGAGTGGAAACGGGCCCAGCGCTCCCTGCGGTCCATCTGCGTGCTGGCGGTGGACGTGGACCACTACGGGGCCTTTGTCTCGCGCCAGGGCCGAGGCCGGGCCGAGGATCTTTCGGGCAAGATATCCGAGGTCATCGAAGAGAGCCTCAAGCGGCCGGGGGATTTCCACGACGGCAACGACGGCGTGTTCACCGTGGTGCTGCCGGAAACGGACAACCTGGGCGGGCTGCTGGTGGCCGAGTCCGTGCGGGACGGCGTTGTGGGGCTGGCCGTGGCCAACCCGGACTCGGAGGCCGCTCCCTTGGTCACGGTGTCCATCGGCGTGGCCAGCATGCCGCCGGGGCCGGACGACGAACCGGACGTGCTCATGGAGGAGGCGGTTTCCGCACTGCACGAGGCCAAGCGCCAGGGCGGCAACAGGGCGGCCTCGTCCGAGGTCCGCCGCGAGGGAGAAGGCTAG
- a CDS encoding pyridoxal phosphate-dependent aminotransferase → MRISCRAEEMTPFLVMDVLEAAKEMEARGEEVVHLEIGEPDFDAPEPVKRAAIRAMDDGHTHYTHSQGIPELRRAIADTYLERYGAVVDPARILVTSGTSPAMLLLFSILLEAGDEVILSDPCYACYANFVRHAEGRARFVPVREEDGFQYRPEDIRAAITDRTRAVMINSPANPTGTILSSERMRGIAELGPPVISDEIYHGLSYVEPDHTILEFTGNAFVLNGFSKLYAMTGWRLGWLIAPEEYMDCLRKTAANLFICAGSVAQWAGLAALTECADDVERMRAVYDERRRYMIPRLREMGFGVASEPTGAFYVLADASRFTADSYAFAFEVLRGAGVGCTPGVDFGPGGEGYIRFSYANSLENIRRGLDRLEAWLAQRRTD, encoded by the coding sequence ATGCGTATTTCCTGCCGCGCTGAAGAAATGACGCCGTTTCTGGTCATGGACGTCCTGGAGGCCGCCAAGGAGATGGAGGCCCGGGGCGAGGAGGTGGTCCACCTGGAGATCGGCGAGCCGGACTTCGACGCACCGGAACCGGTCAAGCGGGCCGCGATCCGGGCCATGGACGACGGCCACACCCACTACACCCACTCCCAGGGAATTCCCGAATTGCGCCGGGCCATCGCCGACACCTACCTGGAGCGTTACGGCGCCGTCGTGGACCCGGCCCGCATACTGGTCACATCAGGTACCTCTCCGGCCATGCTCCTGCTTTTCTCCATTCTGCTGGAAGCCGGGGACGAGGTCATCCTTTCCGACCCCTGCTACGCCTGCTACGCCAACTTCGTGCGCCACGCCGAGGGCCGGGCACGCTTCGTGCCGGTGCGGGAGGAGGACGGCTTCCAGTATCGGCCCGAGGACATCCGCGCGGCCATCACCGACCGCACCCGCGCGGTGATGATCAACTCCCCGGCCAACCCCACCGGCACCATCCTCTCGTCCGAGCGCATGCGGGGCATCGCCGAATTGGGCCCGCCGGTCATTTCCGATGAGATCTACCACGGCCTGAGCTACGTGGAGCCGGACCACACCATCCTGGAGTTCACCGGCAACGCCTTTGTGCTCAACGGCTTCTCCAAGCTCTACGCCATGACCGGCTGGCGGCTTGGTTGGCTGATCGCCCCGGAGGAGTACATGGACTGCCTGCGCAAGACCGCGGCCAACCTCTTCATCTGCGCCGGTTCCGTGGCCCAGTGGGCCGGACTGGCCGCCCTGACCGAGTGCGCGGACGACGTGGAGCGCATGCGCGCGGTCTACGACGAGCGGCGGCGCTACATGATCCCCAGGCTGCGGGAGATGGGCTTCGGCGTGGCTTCGGAGCCCACCGGCGCCTTCTACGTGCTGGCCGACGCCTCCCGCTTCACCGCCGATTCCTACGCCTTCGCCTTCGAGGTCCTGCGCGGAGCGGGAGTGGGCTGCACGCCGGGTGTTGACTTCGGCCCCGGAGGCGAAGGCTACATCCGTTTCTCCTACGCCAACTCCCTGGAGAACATCCGCCGGGGCCTGGACCGCCTGGAGGCCTGGCTGGCGCAACGCCGGACGGACTGA
- a CDS encoding XRE family transcriptional regulator, whose translation MQVEGLGDRIRRVLDCSGMTRVQFCAATGVAKSTLANYLSGRRLPDAAFLAALGGRFDVNANWLLLGEGPMHRRGGDAARLSLPGGGEVIQVPALPARASGLAEAMLTGRPPFELATGFFCFNFQWLSSLGPVEDMFVTVVSGDTMEPLLRSGDMALVDGSRREPVSGRLYALLLSGAVVVKRVDLGQGRLYLYSENPAYRPIELPAEEPPLLGHVVWAGKSFLP comes from the coding sequence ATGCAGGTTGAGGGCCTGGGGGATCGCATACGCAGGGTGCTGGACTGCTCGGGCATGACCCGGGTGCAGTTCTGCGCCGCCACCGGGGTGGCCAAGTCCACCCTGGCCAACTATCTCAGCGGCAGACGGTTGCCTGACGCGGCTTTCCTGGCCGCGCTGGGCGGCCGGTTCGACGTCAACGCCAACTGGTTGCTTCTCGGCGAGGGCCCCATGCACCGCAGGGGAGGGGATGCCGCAAGGCTCTCCCTGCCCGGCGGAGGCGAGGTGATCCAGGTGCCGGCCCTGCCCGCCAGGGCCAGCGGGCTGGCCGAGGCCATGCTGACCGGCAGGCCGCCCTTTGAGCTGGCCACGGGGTTCTTCTGCTTCAACTTCCAGTGGCTGTCCTCCCTGGGGCCGGTGGAGGACATGTTCGTGACCGTGGTCTCGGGCGACACCATGGAGCCCCTGCTGCGCTCCGGCGACATGGCCCTGGTGGACGGCTCGCGCCGGGAGCCGGTGTCCGGCAGGCTCTACGCGCTGCTGCTGTCCGGCGCGGTGGTGGTCAAGCGGGTGGACCTGGGCCAGGGCCGCCTCTACCTCTACAGCGAGAACCCCGCCTACCGGCCCATCGAACTCCCGGCCGAGGAGCCGCCCCTTCTGGGGCATGTGGTCTGGGCCGGCAAGTCCTTTCTGCCCTGA
- a CDS encoding flavodoxin family protein codes for MKVVAFNGSARRKGNTRALLDMVLAELQAEGIETERIDLAGKKLSGCIACMKCWKNKDRRCAVTDDEMNDLIQAMDDADGILLGSPTYFANVPAELKALIDRGGMTAKANGNMHARKVGAGVVAVRRCGAYQVFSALNAFFLIGEMVVPGSSYWNMGRGLEPGDVNGDEEGRATMRDLGRNMAWLLKKIR; via the coding sequence ATGAAAGTCGTGGCCTTCAACGGCTCCGCCCGCCGCAAGGGCAACACCCGGGCGCTTCTGGACATGGTGCTGGCCGAACTCCAGGCCGAGGGCATCGAGACGGAACGCATCGACCTGGCCGGAAAGAAGCTCTCCGGCTGCATCGCCTGCATGAAGTGCTGGAAGAACAAGGACCGTCGCTGCGCCGTGACCGACGACGAGATGAACGACCTCATCCAGGCCATGGACGATGCGGACGGCATCCTGCTGGGTTCCCCAACCTATTTCGCCAACGTCCCGGCCGAGCTCAAAGCCCTCATCGACCGCGGCGGCATGACCGCCAAGGCCAACGGCAACATGCACGCGCGCAAGGTTGGCGCGGGCGTGGTGGCCGTACGCCGCTGCGGGGCCTACCAGGTATTCTCGGCCCTGAACGCCTTCTTCCTCATAGGCGAAATGGTGGTGCCGGGTTCCAGCTACTGGAACATGGGGCGCGGCCTGGAGCCGGGCGACGTGAACGGCGACGAGGAAGGCCGCGCCACCATGCGCGATTTGGGCCGCAACATGGCCTGGCTGCTCAAGAAGATCCGCTGA
- a CDS encoding YihY/virulence factor BrkB family protein — translation MAEQSKLSRLIRLLTRDIWVEDFSAESSRQRGVVAATRWLYLVGYGFLRDRCLLRAAALSYTTTLSIAPFLAVAFTISKALGVQNASAVREFLLKFTAGRTELVDKFLDYINTTDVDTLGYAGSVLLLLSVISLLGTIEAAFNQIWGVAKGRSLWRKFTDYFSVTLLCPLLLLMGLSITVSLQNETVVQKLLEYSAFNYLYIVLLKAMPYVFMWLALGLLYAFIPNTRVNPLSALAGGVVAGTLWQVAQWAFVSFQIGVAKYNAIYGSFSQFPLFLLWLYLSWVILLVGAEISFSLQNIATFESEVRAERVSFHGRAKIAVLASLFLGRALLRGDPPPGNEWMAGELDVPVKVVNEVMETLSKSGIVARLESDGPVSYALTVDPRRVRVSGVIKAMMGAEGDGDEAERIDPGYRFVEEVIEGLYKAAARGEADPTLAGLDEAHCGDAGCREGIPADTRAA, via the coding sequence ATGGCCGAACAGTCGAAACTGAGCCGCCTCATCCGGCTCCTCACCCGCGACATCTGGGTGGAGGACTTCTCCGCGGAGTCCTCCAGACAGCGGGGCGTGGTGGCCGCCACCCGCTGGCTCTATCTGGTGGGCTACGGCTTCCTGCGCGACCGCTGCCTGCTGCGGGCGGCCGCCCTGAGCTACACCACAACCCTCTCCATCGCCCCCTTCCTGGCCGTGGCCTTCACCATCTCCAAGGCCCTGGGCGTGCAGAACGCCTCGGCCGTTCGGGAGTTCCTGCTCAAGTTCACCGCCGGGCGCACCGAGCTGGTGGACAAGTTCCTGGACTACATCAACACCACCGACGTGGACACCCTGGGCTACGCCGGGTCCGTGCTGCTGCTGCTCTCGGTCATCTCCCTGCTGGGCACAATCGAGGCCGCCTTCAACCAGATATGGGGCGTGGCCAAGGGGCGCTCCCTGTGGCGCAAGTTCACCGACTACTTCTCCGTGACCCTGCTCTGCCCCCTTTTGCTGCTCATGGGGCTGTCCATCACCGTCAGCCTGCAGAACGAGACGGTGGTGCAGAAGCTGCTGGAATACTCCGCCTTCAACTACCTCTACATCGTGCTGCTCAAGGCCATGCCCTACGTCTTTATGTGGCTGGCCCTGGGGCTTTTGTACGCCTTCATCCCCAACACACGGGTCAACCCATTGAGCGCCCTGGCCGGCGGCGTGGTGGCCGGAACCCTGTGGCAGGTCGCCCAGTGGGCCTTCGTCTCCTTCCAGATCGGCGTGGCCAAGTACAACGCCATCTACGGCAGCTTCTCCCAGTTTCCCCTGTTCCTGCTGTGGCTCTATCTTTCCTGGGTTATCCTCCTGGTGGGGGCGGAGATAAGCTTCTCGCTGCAAAACATCGCCACCTTCGAGTCCGAGGTGCGGGCCGAGCGGGTCAGCTTCCACGGCCGGGCCAAGATCGCCGTGCTGGCCAGCCTGTTCCTGGGCCGCGCCCTGCTGCGCGGCGACCCGCCGCCCGGCAACGAATGGATGGCCGGGGAGCTGGACGTGCCCGTGAAGGTCGTCAACGAGGTCATGGAAACCCTGTCCAAGAGCGGCATAGTGGCCCGCCTGGAATCCGACGGCCCCGTGTCATACGCCCTCACCGTGGACCCCAGGCGCGTGCGCGTCTCCGGGGTAATCAAGGCCATGATGGGCGCCGAGGGCGACGGGGACGAGGCTGAACGGATCGACCCCGGCTACCGATTTGTGGAAGAGGTCATCGAGGGACTCTACAAGGCCGCGGCCAGGGGCGAGGCCGATCCCACCCTGGCCGGGCTGGACGAGGCGCATTGCGGCGACGCGGGCTGCCGGGAGGGCATCCCGGCGGACACCCGCGCCGCCTGA